The following nucleotide sequence is from Mucilaginibacter sp. cycad4.
GGATGCCATATTGTGCAGCCATTGAACTGATATTAACTATGTTCCCGCCGCCTGCTTTTAACATGGTTTTTACTACCTCGCGGCTTATAGCAAATACCGAAGTAAGATTGGTTTGGATCACCTTTGAAAACTCTTCGTCAGTTACTTCGGCAAAAGCTTTTTTGTGGTTGATGCCGGCATTATTAACCAAAATATCAGGCGCCCCAAATTCAGCCTCAATTTCCGCTATTAATTGCGGGACACCGTTTGTGTCACTCAGGTCGTATTGTTTATAACTGCAAAGCTTACCAAACTGCTGTGCTGCCGTAATCAATTTTGCTTCGTCCCTGCCGATGATGATGGTTTTGATGCCTTGTTCTATAAATTTTTTGGTGGTGGCAAGTCCAAGGCCCGAGGCTCCCCCGGTTACAATAGCAAGTTTGGTTTTTAAGTTCATGGAGATTTAAAAAAATGTTATTTTCTTCTGGATGACGATTCGCGTACTATCAATTCCGATCTGAGGATGAGGCTATGCGTTTGCTGCAGGTCCTGCCGGTTTGTTAAATGATTGATAAGCATGTTGGCGGCAACTTCGCCCATTTCATATCCTTTATAATTTACGGTAGTGAGATTGGGCTCAATCACGCACGCTGCCGGGTCATTGTTAAAACCGGCTATGGCTATTTGTTCGGGAATTTTGATGCCTGCTTTTTTCAGCACTTGTATACAGCTTACAGCACTCACATCATTAACTGTAAATATGCCATCGGGGAGGGGATCCATTTGTAAAATAATTTCGGTAGCAGCTGCAGCTTCTTTAGCACTTAGGTCGTTGATGATCACCAGTTGCTCATCAAAATCAATTTGGTGTGCTTCGAGCGCTTTTTTGTATCCGCGAAGACGCTCGGCGTAAACATTGCGCAATTGGTTGCCGGTAATATGTACTATTCTTTTGCAGCCCTGTTCAAGCAGGTGGTTGGTTACTTCGTAAGCGGCTTTGAAGTTATCAATATAGATTTGCGGATAATGTGCATGTTCAATGATCCTGTCGAAGAACAGCACCGGGATCTTGCGCTTAATAAAAGGTTCGAAATGCTCAATGCAGGTGGTATCATAAGCCAATGAAACCAGCAGCCCGTCAACCCGGTTATTCAGCATAGCCCTGGCGTTGCTGATCTCTTTCTTCATCGTCTCTAACGACTGGCTGATGATGAGGTTGTAGTTATTGTCGTTCACCACTTTTTCGATGCCTGCAATAACATCCGACATGAAACTGCTGTTGAGCCGCGGCACAATAACGCCGATGATGTTGCTGTTTTTACGGCGTAAATTGCTGGCGAATGAATTGGAGCGGTAACCCATTTCTTCGGCTGCCTTAATAATCTTCTTTTTGGTGTTTTTATTAACCCGCGGATGATCTTTGAGCGCACGGCTAACCGTAGCTGCCGAAACCTTTAATTTTTCGGCAATGTCATATATGGTTATCTCTTTTTCGCTGCCCGGCATATAATTAATTTGATTGCTTAAACGATGTTGCAGGCTTGATAATAACTGCTGCGAAATTGTTTAATGGATAAAAGTATAAAAATATTAACAAAGTATTGCGATTTATGCAATCGGTTGCATAAATTTATCGCGCTGATAGTAATCGGTTTTTAAATAATATGGTACCAGATTTAGAACAAACCTTCAGATGGTTTGGCCCCGGCGACCCGGTAACTTTAAATGCAATAAAACAAACAGGCGCAAGCGGAATAGTTACCGCGCTTCATCACGTACCCTGTGGGGATGTTTGGAGCCGGGATGAGATCAGGCAGAGGAAGGCGGTAATTGAAAGCGCAGGCTTTAACTGGGCGGTTGTGGAGAGCGTAAATATTCACGAAAGTATCAAAATTGGTAGTGCGGGGCGTGACAGGTACATCGATAATTATATCCAAACACTGCAAAACTTAGCAGACGAGGGGATTTTTACTGTGTGTTACAACTTTATGCCCGTATTGGACTGGACCCGCACGCATCTCGATCATCACTTAGCAAACGGTGCATCGGCATTGCTTTACAACGCTCCGGCTTTAGCAGCCTTTGACTTGTATATTTTAGAGCGGGAACATGCCTTTACCGAATTTACCACCGAACAACAGACAGCTGCAAAACATTACCTCGATGGGCTTAGTGATGAAGACAGAACGCTGTTAACCAATACGATATTGGCCGGCCTGCCCGGTACAGATGAGGTTTTCTCTATTGCCGAATTTAAAGAACATCTTAATAAATATAGTGAGGTAGATGCTAATGCGTTAAAGGAAAATCTGTTTTATTTTTTAAGGGCGATAATCCCATATGCCGAAAAACTGGGCATCAGAATGTGTATCCACCCTGATGATCCCCCGTTTCCTATCCTGGGGCTGCCCCGTGTAGCTTCATCCCTGGATGATTTGACTGATATTGTAAATAGTTACCC
It contains:
- the uxuA gene encoding mannonate dehydratase — protein: MVPDLEQTFRWFGPGDPVTLNAIKQTGASGIVTALHHVPCGDVWSRDEIRQRKAVIESAGFNWAVVESVNIHESIKIGSAGRDRYIDNYIQTLQNLADEGIFTVCYNFMPVLDWTRTHLDHHLANGASALLYNAPALAAFDLYILEREHAFTEFTTEQQTAAKHYLDGLSDEDRTLLTNTILAGLPGTDEVFSIAEFKEHLNKYSEVDANALKENLFYFLRAIIPYAEKLGIRMCIHPDDPPFPILGLPRVASSLDDLTDIVNSYPSIANGITLCTGSLGASGKNDIPEIISRLGDKIHFLHLRNVARQPDGSFYEADHLTGSVDMYAVMKAIINEQIARENAGRSDIAIPMRPDHGHKLLDDFNYNTYPGYSVIGRLKGLAELRGLEMGIKRILYDEQ
- a CDS encoding SDR family oxidoreductase; translation: MNLKTKLAIVTGGASGLGLATTKKFIEQGIKTIIIGRDEAKLITAAQQFGKLCSYKQYDLSDTNGVPQLIAEIEAEFGAPDILVNNAGINHKKAFAEVTDEEFSKVIQTNLTSVFAISREVVKTMLKAGGGNIVNISSMAAQYGIPYVIAYTASKTAIEGMTRAMATELSPQGIRVNCVAPGFIATDMSAKALDNDPARKQKVMGRTPMGKLGEPADVAEAVYYLATDSAKYVTGVILQVDGGNSIGF
- a CDS encoding LacI family DNA-binding transcriptional regulator, with the protein product MPGSEKEITIYDIAEKLKVSAATVSRALKDHPRVNKNTKKKIIKAAEEMGYRSNSFASNLRRKNSNIIGVIVPRLNSSFMSDVIAGIEKVVNDNNYNLIISQSLETMKKEISNARAMLNNRVDGLLVSLAYDTTCIEHFEPFIKRKIPVLFFDRIIEHAHYPQIYIDNFKAAYEVTNHLLEQGCKRIVHITGNQLRNVYAERLRGYKKALEAHQIDFDEQLVIINDLSAKEAAAATEIILQMDPLPDGIFTVNDVSAVSCIQVLKKAGIKIPEQIAIAGFNNDPAACVIEPNLTTVNYKGYEMGEVAANMLINHLTNRQDLQQTHSLILRSELIVRESSSRRK